The following are from one region of the Lytechinus variegatus isolate NC3 chromosome 4, Lvar_3.0, whole genome shotgun sequence genome:
- the LOC121414339 gene encoding 5-methyltetrahydropteroyltriglutamate--homocysteine methyltransferase-like isoform X2 has translation MPLETTMIGSYPQPIHSKIPTWFTNKPDFKPSDFNKFMNCTSTEDYEALVDKAVKETLNEQTSLGIDVVTDGEIRRDNYINHLCRHVKGFDFTNLTKKSCRNGAWVAEVPTIREKLGVPEDISWIGNEWKSAQLNCEKPVKATVPGPMTIIGSTANAFYDDLKELSSDLVKVVNAHIKNLVQAGCRHIQLDEPVMVRTPDIALDYGIDHASQCFDGIGGDVVKTVHLCCGYPLYLDQTDYPKADKDAYFMIADKLDQAGFDEVSLEDAHRRNDLSLFDHFKKSKIVLGSVAIARSRVESVEEIRSRLRDVLKHLPSADHLIVAPDCGLGFLPKDILRAKLNNMVEAASTMP, from the exons ATGCCGTTGGAGACAACCATGATCGGGAGTTATCCCCAACCCATCCATTCCAAAATCCCTACTTGGTTTACCAACAAGCCAGACTTTAAGCCTTCGGATTTCAACAAATTCATGAATTGCACATCTACAGAAG ATTATGAAGCGTTGGTAGACAAGGCAGTTAAAGAAACTTTGAACGAACAAACGTCGTTGGGCATCGACGTTGTGACAGACGGCGAGATTCGACGAGACAATTACATCAACCATCTTTG TCGGCATGTAAAAGGCTTTGACTTCACGAATCTAACCAAGAAATCATGTCGTAATGGGGCTTGGGTCGCAGAAGTACCCACCATTCGAGAGAAACTGG GAGTGCCCGAAGATATTAGCTGGATTGGAAATGAATGGAAATCAGCACAA CTCAACTGTGAGAAGCCTGTCAAAGCCACCGTACCTGGCCCAATGACCATCATTGGATCAACAGCTA ATGCTTTTTACGATGACCTGAAAGAGCTCAGTTCTGACCTGGTGAAAGTTGTCAATGCACACATCAAGAATCTAGTACAAGCAG GATGCCGTCACATCCAGCTTGATGAGCCAGTCATGGTGAGAACCCCGGACATCGCGCTAGACTACGGTATTGATCATGCGTCACAATGCTTTGATGGTATCGGGGGAGACGTCGTGAAAACTGTCCATCTTTGCTGTGGATATCCACTTTACCTG GACCAAACTGATTATCCAAAGGCTGATAAAGATGCTTACTTTATGATTGCCGATAAATTAGACCAGGCTGGTTTTGATGAGG TTTCTCTGGAAGACGCACACCGTCGAAACGACCTGTCTTTATTCGATCACTTCAAAAAGAGCAAAATCGTCCTTGGGTCTGTCGCCATCGCACGAAGTCGTGTTGAGAGTGTTGAAGAAATCCGATCACGGCTACGAGATGTTTTAAAGCACCTGCCCTCTGCAGATCATCTAATTGTGGCACCAGATTGTGGTTTGGGTTTCTTACCCAAGGATATTCTGCGAGCAAAGCTTAACAACATGGTGGAAGCAGCATCGACAATGCCCTAG
- the LOC121414339 gene encoding 5-methyltetrahydropteroyltriglutamate--homocysteine methyltransferase-like isoform X1: MNIKLLHMHTNPIVFLNCPVRTVAGFVIRRFACHNHRKRRFLFSMPLRTTVIGSYPKPSNCTIPNWFSNQADYNPKEFNKFVKGLPPEDYEALVDKAVKETLNEQTSLGIDVVTDGEIRRDNYINHLCRHVKGFDFTNLTKKSCRNGAWVAEVPTIREKLGVPEDISWIGNEWKSAQLNCEKPVKATVPGPMTIIGSTANAFYDDLKELSSDLVKVVNAHIKNLVQAGCRHIQLDEPVMVRTPDIALDYGIDHASQCFDGIGGDVVKTVHLCCGYPLYLDQTDYPKADKDAYFMIADKLDQAGFDEVSLEDAHRRNDLSLFDHFKKSKIVLGSVAIARSRVESVEEIRSRLRDVLKHLPSADHLIVAPDCGLGFLPKDILRAKLNNMVEAASTMP, encoded by the exons ATGAACATAAAGTTACTTCACATGCACACAAATCCAATAGTCTTTCTAAACTGTCCAGTGCGTACGGTTGCGGGCTTTGTGATTCGCAG GTTTGCCTGTCACAACCATCGGAAGCGTCGATTTTTGTTCAGCATGCCTCTGAGAACAACGGTAATTGGTAGTTACCCTAAACCATCCAACTGCACTATTCCGAACTGGTTTAGCAACCAGGCCGATTATAACCCAAAGGAATTCAACAAGTTTGTGAAGGGTTTACCACCAGAAG ATTATGAAGCGTTGGTAGACAAGGCAGTTAAAGAAACTTTGAACGAACAAACGTCGTTGGGCATCGACGTTGTGACAGACGGCGAGATTCGACGAGACAATTACATCAACCATCTTTG TCGGCATGTAAAAGGCTTTGACTTCACGAATCTAACCAAGAAATCATGTCGTAATGGGGCTTGGGTCGCAGAAGTACCCACCATTCGAGAGAAACTGG GAGTGCCCGAAGATATTAGCTGGATTGGAAATGAATGGAAATCAGCACAA CTCAACTGTGAGAAGCCTGTCAAAGCCACCGTACCTGGCCCAATGACCATCATTGGATCAACAGCTA ATGCTTTTTACGATGACCTGAAAGAGCTCAGTTCTGACCTGGTGAAAGTTGTCAATGCACACATCAAGAATCTAGTACAAGCAG GATGCCGTCACATCCAGCTTGATGAGCCAGTCATGGTGAGAACCCCGGACATCGCGCTAGACTACGGTATTGATCATGCGTCACAATGCTTTGATGGTATCGGGGGAGACGTCGTGAAAACTGTCCATCTTTGCTGTGGATATCCACTTTACCTG GACCAAACTGATTATCCAAAGGCTGATAAAGATGCTTACTTTATGATTGCCGATAAATTAGACCAGGCTGGTTTTGATGAGG TTTCTCTGGAAGACGCACACCGTCGAAACGACCTGTCTTTATTCGATCACTTCAAAAAGAGCAAAATCGTCCTTGGGTCTGTCGCCATCGCACGAAGTCGTGTTGAGAGTGTTGAAGAAATCCGATCACGGCTACGAGATGTTTTAAAGCACCTGCCCTCTGCAGATCATCTAATTGTGGCACCAGATTGTGGTTTGGGTTTCTTACCCAAGGATATTCTGCGAGCAAAGCTTAACAACATGGTGGAAGCAGCATCGACAATGCCCTAG